The following proteins are encoded in a genomic region of Arachis ipaensis cultivar K30076 chromosome B02, Araip1.1, whole genome shotgun sequence:
- the LOC107627368 gene encoding uncharacterized protein LOC107627368, which produces MDPPSTSNTQSSISSALLSQPLPNPKGGINAITLKSDTTLHERSPEEPSSTQATQDEDVVEVEDVKDEDKVQEAVEEEVAQPRDGVSKEDNVLKEAISIPFPHLARRTKKQVELDPKMVDIFKKVEEKTHDLETIPLGSSISALMGAIPEKYGDPGPCIVTCTIGGVQFVDCTCDLGACVNIMPLSVYDALKLPLLRRSAAGFVLADKSIISVVGIAEDVLVSIKELIFPINLYILEMPPNDSGRPSSILLGRPFLKTSRFKLDAFSVHQEIVEKKNTVQGASVGKLPEYIEDTLPPPMVPDNQVPNHELTMELKPLPPHLKYAYLEDNQKLPVIIAKELTFQQEERLLNKDVEFDLSEDCMEAFEKLKIALTQAPIVKEPDWSRPFEIMCDASNHAVGAALAQCEGKDPYIIAYWWTKL; this is translated from the exons ATGGAcccaccctctacctccaatactcAATCTTCAATCTCTAGTGCACTTCTCTCTCAAcctttacctaaccccaagggtggaatcaatgccatcactttgaagTCTGACACTACATTGCATGAGAGGAGTcccgaggagccaagctcaacaCAAGCCACTCAAGAtgaagatgttgttgaggtagaagatgtgAAAGACGAGGATAAGGTACAAGAggcggttgaagaagaagttgctcaaccaaGGGATGGAGTATCTAAAGAAGACAATGTTTTGAAAGAGGCCATTTCCATTCCTTTTCCACACCTAGCTAGGAGGACTAAAAAGCAAGTGGAGCTAGATCCCAAGATGGTAgatatcttcaaaaaggttgag GAAAAGAcccatgatttagaaactattcctttgggtAGCTCGATTTCTGCTTTGATGGGTGCTATACCAGAGAAATATGGTGATCCCGGTCCTTGTATAGTTACGTGCACTATAGGTGGTGTACAGTTTGTTGATTGCACGTGTGACCTAGGTGCCTGTGTTAacattatgccattatctgtttATGATGCTTTGAAGCTTCCACTGTTGAGAAGGTCGGCAGCCGGTTTTgtgttggcagataaaagcataatctcaGTAGTTGGCATTGCGGAAGACGTCTTGGTGAGCATTAAGGAATTGATTTTTCCTATTAATCTCTATATTctagagatgccccctaatgactcaggaagaccatcatctatCTTACTTGGAAGGCCGTTCTTGAAGACCTCTCggtttaaattggatgccttctcag ttcaccaagagatAGTTGAGAAGAAGAACACGgttcaaggtgcaagtgtggggaagctCCCTGAGTATATTGAAGATACCTTGCCACCTCCAATGGTTCCAGATAATCAAGTGCCAAACCATGAGCTGACTATGGAGTTAAAACCCCTTCCAcctcacctcaagtatgcttatcttgaagacaaTCAAAAGCTCCCGGTGATTATTGCAAAGGAACTTACTTTCCAACAAGAGGAGCGACTGCTTAAT AAAGACGTAGAGTTTGACTTGAGTGAAGACTGCATGGAAGCATTTGAAAAATTGAAgattgccttgactcaagctcctaTTGTGAAAGAGCCTGACTGGAGTAGGCCGTTCGAGATCATGTGCGACGCATCTAACCATgcggtaggagcagcgctggctcagtgcgaaggtaaggatccttatATTATTGCttattggtggacgaaattgtga